From a single Pseudophryne corroboree isolate aPseCor3 chromosome 6, aPseCor3.hap2, whole genome shotgun sequence genomic region:
- the LOC134934559 gene encoding prestalk protein-like — translation MTDNEVELLEAVVADNLDGTLEANVSDNEVECSVTGDEVVELGPDVGDNDVEALEDAVAGNEVEASEIDIFDNEVEALDAAVAGNEVEASDPDVCDNKVEALEDAVAGNEAEASEPDVCDNKVEVLEVAVAGNEVEASDPNVCDNEVEALEDAVAGNEVEASEIDIFDNEVEALEAAVAGKEVDASDPDVCDKKVEALDAAVAGNEVEASDPDVCDNKVEALEDAVAGNEAEVSEPDVCDNKVKALEVAVAGNEVEASDPNVCDNKVEALEDAVAGNEVDVSEPDVCDNKVEALEDAVAGKEVDASEPDVCDNKVEALDSAVAGNEVEASDPDVCDNKVEALEDAVAGNEAEASEPDVCDNKVEVLEVAVAGNEVEASDPNVCDNEVEALEDAVAGFEVEASEIDIFDNEVEALEAAVAGKEVDASDPDVCDNKVEALDAAVAGNEVEASDPDVCDNEVEALEDGVAGNEAEDSEPDVCDNKVKALEVAVAGNEVEASDPNVCDNKVEALEDAVAGNEVDASEPDVCDNKVEALEDAVAGKEVDASEPDVCDNKVEALDAAVAGNEVEASDPDVCDNKVEALEDAVAGNEAEASEPEVCDNKVEVLEVAVAGNEVEASDPNVCDNEVEALEDAVAGNDVEASEIDIFDNEVEALEAAVAGKEVDASEPDVCDNKVEALDAAVAGNEVEASDPDVCDNEVEALEDAVAGNEAEASEPDVCDNKVKALEVAVAGNEVEASDPNVCDNKVEALEDAVAGNEVDASEPDVCDNKVEALEDAVAGKEVDASEPDVCDNKVEALDAAVAGNEVEASDPDVCDNEVEALEDAVAGNEAEASEPDVCDNKVEALEVPVGGNEVEASDPNVCDNKVEALEDAVAGNEVDASEPDVCDNKVEALEAAVADNEVEASDPDVCDNKVEALEDAVADNEVEASERDVCDNEVEVLEADVGNNEVDKLGPAVTVDKVECNGTGYEVEPLVPIAADNEDGTLEADAADKEAEIAEPDEVVAAEADLAVNEAVALVLEVSDKDIEAV, via the coding sequence ATGACTGATAATGAAGTTGAGCTATTAGAGGCTGTTGTAGCTGACAATCTAGATGGAACACTGGAGGCTAATGTGTCTGACAATGAAGTTGAATGTAGTGTGACTGGTGATGAAGTTGTGGAATTAGGACCTGATGTGGGTGATAATGACGTTGAAGCATTGGAGGATGCTGTGGCTGGTAATGAAGTCGAGGCCTCAGAAATTGATATATTTGATAATGAAGTTGAGGCATTGGATGCTGCTGTGGCTGGTAATGAAGTTGAGGCCTCAGATCCTGATGTATGTGATAATAAAGTTGAGGCATTGGAGGATGCTGTGGCTGGTAACGAGGCTGAGGCCTCCGAACCTGATGTATGTGATAATAAAGTTGAGGTATTGGAGGTTGCCGTGGCTGGTAATGAAGTTGAGGCCTCAGATCCCAACGTATGTGATAATGAAGTTGAGGCATTGGAGGATGCTGTGGCTGGTAATGAAGTTGAGGCCTCAGAAATTGATATATTTGATAATGAAGTTGAGGCATTGGAGGCTGCTGTGGCTGGTaaagaggttgatgcctcagatccTGATGTATGTGATAAAAAAGTTGAGGCATTGGATGCTGCTGTGGCTGGTAATGAAGTTGAGGCCTCAGATCCTGATGTATGTGATAATAAAGTTGAGGCATTGGAGGATGCTGTGGCTGGTAATGAGGCTGAGGTCTCCGAACCTGATGTATGTGATAATAAAGTTAAGGCATTGGAGGTTGCCGTGGCTGGTAATGAAGTTGAGGCCTCAGATCCCAATGTATGTGATAATAAAGTTGAGGCATTGGAGGATGCTGTGGCTGGTAATGAGGTTGATGTCTCCGAACCTGATGTATGTGATAATAAAGTTGAGGCATTGGAGGATGCTGTGGCTGGTAAAGAGGTTGATGCCTCCGAACCTGATGTATGTGATAATAAAGTTGAGGCATTGGATTCTGCTGTGGCTGGTAATGAAGTTGAGGCCTCAGATCCTGATGTATGTGATAATAAAGTTGAGGCATTGGAGGATGCTGTGGCTGGTAACGAGGCTGAGGCCTCCGAACCTGATGTGTGTGATAATAAAGTTGAGGTATTGGAGGTTGCCGTGGCTGGTAATGAAGTTGAGGCCTCAGATCCCAACGTATGTGATAATGAAGTTGAGGCATTGGAGGATGCTGTGGCTGGTTTTGAAGTTGAGGCCTCAGAAATTGATATATTTGATAATGAAGTTGAGGCATTGGAGGCTGCTGTGGCTGGTaaagaggttgatgcctcagatccTGATGTATGTGATAATAAAGTTGAGGCATTGGATGCTGCTGTGGCTGGTAATGAAGTTGAGGCCTCAGATCCTGATGTATGTGATAATGAAGTTGAGGCATTGGAggatggtgtggctggtaatgaggctGAGGACTCCGAACCTGATGTATGTGATAATAAAGTTAAGGCATTGGAGGTTGCCGTGGCTGGTAATGAAGTTGAGGCCTCAGATCCCAATGTATGTGATAATAAAGTTGAGGCATTGGAGGATGCTGTGGCTGGTAATGAGGTTGATGCCTCCGAACCTGATGTATGTGATAATAAAGTTGAGGCATTGGAGGATGCTGTGGCTGGTAAAGAGGTTGATGCCTCCGAACCTGATGTATGTGATAATAAAGTTGAGGCATTGGATGCTGCTGTGGCTGGTAATGAAGTTGAGGCCTCAGATCCTGATGTATGTGATAATAAAGTTGAGGCATTGGAGGATGCTGTGGCTGGTAACGAGGCTGAGGCCTCCGAACCTGAAGTATGTGATAATAAAGTTGAGGTATTGGAGGTTGCCGTGGCTGGTAATGAAGTTGAGGCCTCAGATCCCAACGTATGTGATAATGAAGTTGAGGCATTGGAGGATGCTGTGGCTGGTAATGATGTCGAGGCCTCAGAAATTGATATATTTGATAATGAAGTTGAGGCATTGGAGGCTGCTGTGGCTGGTAAAGAGGTTGATGCCTCTGAACCTGATGTATGTGATAATAAAGTTGAGGCATTGGATGCTGCTGTGGCTGGTAATGAAGTTGAGGCCTCAGATCCTGATGTATGTGATAATGAAGTTGAGGCATTGGAGGATGCTGTGGCTGGTAATGAGGCTGAGGCCTCCGAACCTGATGTATGTGATAATAAAGTTAAGGCATTGGAGGTTGCCGTGGCTGGTAATGAAGTTGAGGCCTCAGATCCCAATGTATGTGATAATAAAGTTGAGGCATTGGAGGATGCTGTGGCTGGTAATGAGGTTGATGCCTCCGAACCTGATGTATGTGATAATAAAGTTGAGGCATTGGAGGATGCTGTGGCTGGTAAAGAGGTTGATGCCTCCGAACCTGATGTATGTGATAATAAAGTTGAGGCATTGGATGCTGCTGTGGCTGGTAATGAAGTTGAGGCCTCAGATCCTGATGTATGTGATAATGAAGTTGAGGCATTGGAGGATGCTGTGGCTGGTAATGAGGCTGAGGCCTCCGAACCTGATGTATGTGATAACAAAGTTGAGGCATTGGAGGTTCCCGTGGGTGGTAATGAAGTTGAGGCCTCAGATCCCAACGTATGTGATAATAAAGTTGAGGCATTGGAGGATGCTGTGGCTGGTAATGAGGTTGATGCCTCTGAACCTGATGTATGTGATAATAAAGTTGAGGCACTGGAGGCTGCTGTGGCTGATAATGAGGTTGAGGCCTCAGATCCTGATGTATGTGATAATAAAGTTGAGGCATTGGAGGATGCTGTGGCTGATAATGAAGTTGAGGCCTCAGAACGTGATGTATGTGATAATGAAGTTGAGGTATTGGAGGCTGATGTAGGCAACAATGAAGTAGATAAATTGGGGCCCGCTGTAACTGTAGATAAAGTTGAATGTAATGGTACTGGATATGAAGTTGAACCGTTAGTGCCTATTGCAGCTGACAATGAAGATGGAACATTGGAGGCTGATGCAGCTGATAAGGAAGCTGAGATAGCAGAGCCTGATGAAGTTGTAGCAGCGGAAGCTGATTTGGCTGTAAATGAAGCTGTAGCATTAGTGCTTGAGGTATCTGATAAGGACATTGAGGCAGTGTAG